Proteins encoded in a region of the Rhizobium sp. CC-YZS058 genome:
- a CDS encoding mechanosensitive ion channel family protein, which produces MDSQAANALVATRTALSQITALAVQYSFSILGAIILVVLGWFLSRLISRWAYEGISKIHGIDITLAQFFSNVIRYALLMLVFVTVLGQFGVQTASIVAALGAAGLAIGLALQGTLQNIAAGIMLLVLRPLRVGEYIETSSVKGRVMDVGLFATELRTADGLYLMAPNSSLWNTPIINHSRMPDRRQTLTIAVANDADRAQVKAALLEIIKGDSRVQANPEPRVYTDDVTADKVTFVVEYWARTAEWSSTRHDLADSIRDRLQTMGIALK; this is translated from the coding sequence ATGGACAGCCAGGCCGCCAACGCCCTCGTCGCGACCCGCACCGCGCTCAGCCAGATCACCGCGCTCGCGGTGCAATATAGTTTCTCGATCCTGGGCGCGATCATCCTCGTCGTGCTGGGCTGGTTCCTGTCGCGGCTCATCAGCCGCTGGGCCTATGAGGGCATCTCCAAGATCCACGGCATCGACATCACGCTCGCGCAGTTCTTCTCGAACGTGATCCGCTATGCCCTGCTGATGCTGGTCTTCGTCACCGTGCTCGGCCAGTTCGGCGTCCAGACTGCCTCGATCGTCGCCGCCCTCGGCGCCGCCGGTCTCGCCATCGGCTTGGCGCTGCAGGGCACGCTGCAAAACATCGCGGCCGGCATCATGCTGCTGGTCCTCCGCCCGCTGCGCGTCGGCGAATATATCGAGACCAGCAGCGTCAAGGGCCGGGTCATGGATGTCGGGCTTTTTGCGACCGAACTGCGCACCGCCGATGGTCTCTACCTCATGGCGCCGAATTCGAGCCTGTGGAACACGCCGATCATCAACCACAGCCGCATGCCCGATCGCCGCCAGACGCTGACGATCGCGGTGGCCAATGATGCGGATCGTGCCCAAGTGAAAGCGGCACTCCTGGAGATCATCAAGGGCGATTCGCGCGTTCAGGCAAACCCGGAGCCGCGGGTCTATACGGACGATGTCACCGCCGACAAGGTGACCTTCGTCGTCGAATACTGGGCGCGCACGGCGGAATGGTCGAGCACCCGTCACGATCTGGCCGACAGCATCCGCGATCGCCTGCAGACCATGGGCATCGCGCTGAAATGA
- a CDS encoding metallophosphoesterase family protein, producing the protein MSLGEVPRTFFTADTHFGDPRVLRIDRRPFASVADHDAALKRAWNDSVGPNDTVWHLGDVLRPQAGSCADLLASLNGRKHLIVGNNDPAGTVEAEGWDSVQAYAELTLDGQLLILCHYAFRTWNQMGRRSINLHGHSHGRLKSVTRQFDVGVDAQGLRPVTLQEILARAAARTRRMGATSAPTKF; encoded by the coding sequence ATGAGCCTCGGCGAGGTGCCGCGAACCTTCTTCACGGCCGACACGCATTTCGGCGATCCGCGCGTGCTGCGGATCGACCGCAGACCTTTCGCGAGCGTGGCCGACCATGATGCGGCCTTGAAGAGGGCCTGGAACGATTCCGTGGGGCCGAATGACACCGTCTGGCATCTGGGCGACGTCCTGCGCCCCCAGGCCGGCTCCTGCGCCGATCTGCTTGCGAGCCTGAACGGTCGAAAACACCTGATCGTCGGCAACAATGACCCGGCCGGCACGGTGGAGGCCGAGGGGTGGGACAGCGTTCAGGCCTATGCCGAGCTCACGCTCGACGGCCAGTTGCTGATCCTCTGCCACTACGCGTTCAGGACCTGGAACCAGATGGGCCGCCGCTCGATCAACCTGCATGGTCACTCGCATGGGAGGCTGAAGTCGGTGACCCGCCAATTCGATGTCGGCGTCGATGCACAAGGCCTGCGCCCTGTCACGCTGCAGGAGATCCTGGCGCGGGCCGCGGCGCGGACGAGGCGCATGGGAGCGACCAGCGCGCCCACGAAGTTTTGA
- a CDS encoding PH domain-containing protein, with amino-acid sequence MGLLDGLMGHGGEVDPRDLAKRLDGVLIEGEQVSLAFKIIRDFFVFTQYRMILVDIQGMTGSKVDYTTIPYRAITRFSVETAGTFDLDSELKIWLSGSAQPIAKTLRKGSDVRGIQRALAQGLAR; translated from the coding sequence ATGGGACTGCTTGACGGACTGATGGGACACGGCGGGGAGGTCGATCCACGAGACCTCGCCAAGCGGCTGGATGGGGTGCTGATCGAGGGCGAGCAGGTGAGCCTTGCCTTCAAGATCATCCGCGACTTCTTCGTCTTCACCCAATACCGGATGATCCTCGTCGATATCCAAGGCATGACCGGCAGCAAGGTCGACTACACGACCATCCCCTACCGTGCCATCACCCGGTTCTCGGTCGAAACCGCCGGCACCTTCGATCTCGACAGCGAGCTGAAGATCTGGCTGTCGGGAAGCGCCCAGCCGATCGCCAAGACGCTTCGGAAGGGAAGCGACGTGCGCGGGATCCAGCGGGCGCTGGCACAGGGGCTGGCGCGATAG
- a CDS encoding Crp/Fnr family transcriptional regulator encodes MAPITQDSIRNNLLRSLPVEAFASLLPAMEPIALPLKFCLVESNVANSHVIFIESGLCSLVAGSADGEDIEVGHIGYEGMSGGHSLLRVDRTPNRTFMQVAGHGIRVPVPDLMRLLDDPAVNALFMNYVHCCEVQLAHSALANARYTMHERLARRLLMCHDRITGDDLPITHEFLSLMLGVRRSGVTNELHVIEGVKAIRATRGNIRITDRARLESIAGACYGLPEQEYKRLIGFRPPASS; translated from the coding sequence ATGGCGCCGATCACACAGGACAGCATTCGCAACAATCTCCTCCGGTCCCTGCCGGTCGAGGCCTTTGCGTCGCTGCTTCCCGCAATGGAGCCGATCGCCCTCCCGCTGAAGTTCTGCCTCGTCGAATCCAATGTCGCCAACAGCCACGTCATCTTCATCGAGAGCGGTCTCTGCTCGCTGGTGGCGGGCAGCGCGGATGGAGAGGACATCGAGGTCGGGCATATCGGCTATGAAGGCATGAGCGGCGGGCACAGCCTGCTGCGCGTCGACCGCACGCCAAACCGCACCTTCATGCAGGTTGCCGGGCACGGCATCCGGGTGCCGGTTCCCGACCTGATGCGGCTGTTGGACGACCCTGCGGTCAATGCGCTGTTCATGAACTATGTTCATTGCTGCGAGGTGCAGCTTGCCCATTCGGCGCTCGCCAATGCGCGCTACACCATGCATGAACGTCTCGCCCGCCGCCTGCTGATGTGCCACGACCGCATCACCGGCGACGATCTGCCGATCACGCATGAGTTCCTCTCGCTGATGCTCGGCGTGCGCCGCTCCGGCGTGACCAACGAGCTGCATGTGATCGAAGGGGTCAAGGCCATACGTGCGACCCGCGGCAACATCCGCATCACGGATCGCGCACGGCTGGAATCGATCGCCGGCGCCTGCTACGGCCTGCCGGAACAGGAATACAAGCGATTGATCGGCTTCCGCCCGCCTGCGTCCAGCTGA
- a CDS encoding EAL domain-containing protein, with protein MVLPDFDTRRRRRAVLLVAVLFILAGSIFAAIVFRSVDAIKDTANRIDDERAIDATAAAVDALRTQLYGILHDNATWDGAYKHLNSINRKYWIIDNWTVTSAQNALYDTVVVTDARGKVIVAYKDGVEFTQSPSAFFGADFDRIVGAANQRSGNDPAVPVYAVRSQAGLALVGSSQIRPASAMATTRIEERNLYTLTIARHLTPPVVQSLSESFRISGLRVSYARQEGLLNVPLVDLRGHPVAFLSWPSKLPGSHAFETVKSHLIVGAAVLVVFLAGIGLAGLVAVRKLRQDEASARHAALHDPLTGLWNRRALMEHLADLGEHGGEDGGEGLIELCLLDLDGFKRVNDSWGHAAGDELIATVAGRLQAGLPEGVFIARLGGDEFSIVIHGAERPGSVAEDVLAAATGIIHLGSRQIQVAGSVGHAYVSADRLDIGDLMRAADVALYHAKDLGRGRVVTFDGALDKIRRDTMVMEQHLRATLMGEGIEVRYQPLVGASDQKICGVEALARWTRSPLGTITPDVFIPVAERAGLIDELGLQVLRRAIAEIGRFEKVGLCVNVSPVQLQDHAFADKVAAIMRAAAFDPSRLTLEITEGVLINHPEQARQAIAALKALGVSVALDDFGSGFASIGALREFAFDRLKVDKSLVAMLAMDESAGPVLQATIALANAMDIAVTVEGIETELQARAARLYGCDVLQGYLFSRPLTNEELTARYFGPPLAISLRKAGG; from the coding sequence ATGGTACTTCCCGATTTCGATACAAGACGGCGGCGTCGCGCCGTGCTTCTCGTGGCGGTGCTGTTCATTCTGGCCGGCAGCATCTTCGCCGCCATTGTCTTCCGTTCGGTCGACGCGATCAAGGATACTGCAAACCGGATCGATGATGAACGGGCAATCGATGCCACGGCCGCCGCGGTCGATGCCCTGCGCACGCAGCTCTACGGCATCCTGCATGACAACGCGACCTGGGACGGCGCTTACAAACATCTCAATTCGATCAACCGCAAATACTGGATCATCGACAACTGGACGGTGACCAGCGCGCAGAACGCGCTCTACGACACGGTGGTCGTGACGGATGCGCGCGGCAAGGTGATCGTGGCCTACAAGGATGGTGTCGAGTTCACCCAGTCCCCGAGCGCCTTCTTCGGCGCGGATTTCGACCGCATCGTCGGCGCGGCCAACCAGCGCAGCGGCAATGACCCCGCAGTGCCCGTTTACGCGGTCCGCTCGCAGGCCGGCCTTGCGCTTGTCGGCTCCTCGCAGATCCGCCCGGCCAGCGCCATGGCCACGACGAGGATCGAGGAGCGCAATCTCTATACGCTGACGATCGCCCGCCACCTCACGCCGCCGGTGGTGCAGAGCCTGTCGGAAAGCTTTCGCATCAGCGGCCTTCGCGTCAGCTACGCGCGGCAGGAGGGGCTTCTGAACGTGCCGCTCGTCGATCTCCGCGGCCACCCGGTCGCCTTTCTCAGCTGGCCGTCGAAACTGCCGGGCAGCCATGCCTTCGAGACCGTCAAGAGCCATCTGATCGTCGGCGCTGCGGTTCTGGTCGTCTTCCTGGCGGGGATCGGCCTTGCCGGGCTGGTGGCGGTGCGCAAGCTGCGCCAGGACGAAGCCTCGGCCCGCCACGCCGCGCTGCATGATCCTTTGACCGGGCTATGGAATCGCCGCGCCCTGATGGAGCATCTTGCCGATCTCGGCGAACATGGCGGCGAGGACGGCGGCGAGGGGTTGATCGAGCTCTGCCTGCTCGACCTCGACGGCTTCAAGCGCGTCAACGACTCCTGGGGCCATGCGGCCGGCGACGAGCTGATCGCCACCGTTGCCGGACGGTTGCAGGCCGGCCTGCCGGAGGGCGTCTTCATCGCCCGGCTCGGCGGCGACGAGTTTTCCATCGTCATTCACGGCGCCGAGCGTCCGGGCTCGGTCGCAGAGGATGTGCTCGCCGCAGCCACCGGCATCATCCACCTCGGCAGCCGGCAGATCCAGGTCGCGGGCAGCGTCGGCCATGCCTATGTGTCCGCCGACCGGCTGGACATTGGCGACCTGATGCGCGCGGCCGACGTGGCGCTCTATCACGCCAAGGATCTCGGCCGCGGCCGCGTGGTGACCTTCGACGGCGCACTCGACAAGATCCGCCGCGACACCATGGTCATGGAGCAGCACTTGCGCGCCACGCTGATGGGCGAGGGGATCGAGGTCCGCTACCAGCCGCTGGTCGGCGCCAGCGACCAGAAGATCTGCGGCGTCGAGGCGCTGGCGCGCTGGACCCGCTCTCCGCTCGGTACGATCACCCCGGACGTCTTCATCCCCGTCGCCGAGCGCGCCGGTTTGATCGACGAACTCGGCCTGCAGGTCCTGCGCCGCGCGATCGCCGAGATCGGCCGCTTCGAGAAGGTCGGGCTCTGTGTCAATGTCTCGCCCGTCCAGCTCCAGGACCATGCCTTTGCCGACAAGGTGGCCGCCATCATGCGCGCAGCGGCCTTCGATCCCTCGCGCCTCACGCTGGAAATCACCGAAGGCGTGCTGATCAACCATCCCGAGCAGGCCAGGCAGGCGATCGCCGCCTTGAAGGCGCTCGGCGTCTCGGTGGCGCTGGACGATTTCGGCAGCGGCTTCGCCAGCATCGGCGCCCTGCGCGAATTCGCCTTCGACCGGTTGAAGGTCGACAAGTCGCTCGTCGCCATGCTGGCGATGGACGAAAGCGCCGGCCCGGTTCTGCAGGCCACCATCGCCCTTGCCAATGCCATGGACATTGCCGTGACCGTCGAGGGGATCGAGACCGAACTCCAGGCGCGTGCCGCCCGGCTCTATGGCTGCGATGTCCTGCAGGGCTATCTCTTCAGCCGCCCGCTCACCAACGAGGAACTGACGGCCCGCTATTTTGGCCCGCCGCTCGCCATCTCGCTGCGCAAGGCCGGCGGCTGA
- the zwf gene encoding glucose-6-phosphate dehydrogenase, protein MPALVNMEREGLLDARTTVLGIGKDDGDDETLRSSLEAFQAAHGAPAKAAAQDDTERTAAWARLRPRIRYISGDFTADAIYETLKTELTGNAVFYLAVPPRFFGDIVEKLADHGLMEEGQDVFRRVAIEKPFGHDLASARALNQRILARIRETQVFRLDHFLGKETVQNIMTLRFANMMIEKLWTSDSIDHVQITAAETVDVGTRGSFYDATGALRDMVPNHLFQILALVAMEPPIAFDAEAVRDEKAKVLRAIRQYSLEEAKQNGVRGAYTAGTLAGRDVPAYRDTADVAPDSRTETYAGLKLMVDTWRWAGVPFYLRTGKALAVRDTEVIVTFKPVPFAQFPRLRDAHLPPNRVVIQIQPDEGISMDMLIKRPGLGVAVEPAVMAFRYAERFNISRLNGYETLLYDIFSGDQTLFQRADAVEAGWRAVQPFLDAWSQDGEPQPYAPGSLGPDDAAALLERDGLSWHDLITQ, encoded by the coding sequence ATGCCGGCACTCGTCAACATGGAGCGGGAGGGCCTGCTTGACGCCCGCACCACGGTGCTCGGCATCGGAAAGGACGATGGCGACGACGAGACGCTGCGCAGCAGCCTCGAAGCCTTCCAGGCCGCCCATGGCGCACCTGCCAAGGCCGCAGCGCAAGATGACACCGAGCGAACCGCCGCCTGGGCGCGGCTGCGCCCGCGGATCCGCTATATCTCCGGCGACTTTACCGCCGATGCGATCTACGAGACCCTGAAGACGGAGCTGACGGGCAATGCGGTCTTCTATCTCGCGGTTCCGCCGCGCTTCTTCGGAGACATCGTCGAGAAGCTGGCCGATCATGGCCTGATGGAAGAGGGCCAGGACGTCTTTCGCCGGGTGGCGATCGAAAAGCCCTTTGGCCACGATCTCGCCTCCGCCCGGGCGCTCAATCAGCGCATTCTGGCCCGCATCCGGGAGACGCAGGTCTTCCGGCTCGATCATTTCCTCGGCAAGGAAACCGTGCAGAACATCATGACGCTGCGCTTTGCGAACATGATGATCGAGAAGCTCTGGACGAGCGACAGCATCGACCATGTGCAGATCACCGCGGCCGAAACGGTGGATGTCGGCACGCGCGGCAGCTTCTACGACGCCACCGGCGCGCTGCGCGATATGGTGCCGAACCATCTGTTCCAGATCCTGGCGCTCGTCGCCATGGAGCCGCCGATCGCCTTCGACGCCGAGGCGGTGCGGGACGAGAAGGCCAAGGTGCTGCGCGCCATCCGCCAGTACAGCCTGGAGGAGGCAAAGCAGAACGGCGTGCGTGGCGCCTATACGGCCGGAACCCTGGCCGGTCGGGACGTGCCTGCCTATCGCGATACCGCAGATGTCGCGCCGGACAGCCGGACAGAGACCTATGCGGGCCTGAAGCTGATGGTCGACACCTGGCGCTGGGCCGGCGTGCCCTTCTACCTGCGCACGGGCAAGGCGCTTGCGGTGCGGGATACGGAAGTGATCGTCACCTTCAAGCCGGTGCCCTTTGCCCAGTTTCCGCGCCTGCGCGACGCGCATCTGCCGCCGAACCGGGTGGTGATCCAGATCCAGCCGGATGAGGGGATCAGCATGGACATGCTGATCAAGCGGCCGGGCCTCGGCGTTGCGGTCGAGCCGGCGGTCATGGCCTTCCGCTATGCCGAACGCTTCAATATCAGCCGGCTGAACGGCTACGAGACCCTGCTCTACGATATATTTTCCGGCGACCAGACGCTGTTCCAGCGGGCGGACGCCGTGGAGGCCGGCTGGCGCGCGGTTCAGCCCTTCCTCGATGCCTGGAGCCAGGACGGCGAGCCGCAGCCCTATGCCCCCGGCTCCCTCGGCCCCGACGACGCGGCTGCCCTGCTTGAGCGCGACGGCCTCAGCTGGCACGACCTGATTACCCAATAG
- a CDS encoding lytic transglycosylase domain-containing protein, protein MMGRRAMGVPSPSASSLRPQCLAAGALGLVLGALPIPAHAQDEKTPVPCLYQEQGEAPGLCIRKESFNADLCAAIETLALRNAVPPDYFARLIWRESLFRPEAISPKGAEGIAQFMPSTARLRGLDNSFDVVQALSASAAYLQELNQRFGNFGLAAAAYNAGEAGLRRFLSTGRLPLETQDYVFAITGHPAESWKTSPPERAAPPLDAAKPFQPACLALATSRILQEPVLTGTADWAPWGVQLAGHTNPAVALRLFNRAVLTLPAPYNSERALITRQRTGSFGTRPRYAARIGRETRKEADALCTIVRRAGQACIVLRNGPRR, encoded by the coding sequence ATGATGGGGCGGAGGGCAATGGGCGTGCCGAGCCCGTCCGCCTCTTCATTGCGTCCGCAGTGCCTCGCCGCCGGTGCTCTTGGTCTCGTCCTGGGCGCGCTGCCGATCCCGGCCCATGCGCAGGATGAGAAGACCCCCGTGCCCTGCCTTTATCAGGAACAGGGCGAGGCGCCGGGCCTCTGCATTCGCAAGGAAAGCTTCAATGCCGATCTCTGCGCGGCGATTGAGACCCTGGCTTTGCGCAATGCCGTGCCGCCCGATTATTTCGCCCGGCTCATCTGGCGGGAAAGCCTGTTCCGACCGGAAGCGATCAGTCCAAAGGGGGCGGAAGGGATTGCGCAGTTCATGCCCTCCACCGCCCGGCTGCGCGGGCTGGACAACAGTTTCGATGTCGTACAGGCGCTGTCGGCATCCGCTGCCTATCTCCAGGAGCTGAACCAACGCTTCGGCAATTTCGGCCTTGCCGCTGCGGCCTACAATGCCGGGGAGGCGGGGCTGCGGCGCTTCCTGTCGACGGGGCGCCTGCCGCTTGAAACGCAGGACTATGTTTTCGCCATCACCGGTCATCCCGCGGAAAGCTGGAAGACGAGTCCGCCCGAGCGGGCGGCGCCGCCGCTCGATGCGGCCAAGCCGTTTCAGCCGGCCTGCCTGGCGCTTGCCACCAGCCGCATCCTGCAGGAGCCCGTCCTGACCGGGACGGCCGACTGGGCGCCTTGGGGCGTGCAGCTAGCCGGCCACACCAATCCGGCCGTGGCCCTGCGGCTGTTCAACCGCGCCGTCCTGACCCTGCCGGCACCCTATAACAGCGAACGCGCCCTGATCACCCGCCAGCGGACGGGCAGCTTCGGGACGCGACCCCGCTATGCCGCGCGCATCGGCCGGGAAACGCGCAAGGAGGCCGACGCGCTCTGTACGATCGTGCGCAGGGCCGGCCAGGCCTGTATCGTGCTGCGCAATGGCCCGCGCCGCTGA
- a CDS encoding DUF4142 domain-containing protein has product MKTLFLTTASAALVSAALLASPVLAQSAAEKTGVNSVLGVAPKTEDFIKEAAASDMFEIESSKLALERGDERTKAYAQQMINDHQKTSSELKDLATKAGLQMPAPQLSSAQQGMLDELKESDGEEFSDDYQEDQVTAHESAVDLFTRYGNEGEQAELKAWAAKTRPALEHHLMMARELDKD; this is encoded by the coding sequence ATGAAGACCCTGTTTCTCACCACCGCATCCGCCGCTCTCGTTTCTGCCGCCCTGCTGGCAAGCCCCGTGCTCGCCCAGTCGGCTGCCGAAAAGACCGGTGTGAACAGCGTTCTCGGCGTTGCGCCGAAGACGGAAGACTTCATCAAGGAAGCTGCCGCCAGCGACATGTTCGAGATCGAATCCAGCAAGCTGGCCCTGGAGCGCGGCGACGAGCGCACCAAGGCTTACGCGCAGCAGATGATCAACGACCATCAGAAGACCAGCAGCGAGCTGAAGGACCTGGCGACCAAGGCCGGACTGCAGATGCCGGCACCGCAGCTCTCCTCCGCCCAGCAGGGCATGCTGGACGAGCTGAAGGAAAGCGACGGCGAAGAGTTTTCCGACGACTACCAGGAAGACCAGGTGACGGCGCATGAAAGCGCGGTCGACCTCTTCACCCGCTACGGCAATGAAGGCGAGCAGGCCGAGCTGAAGGCCTGGGCGGCCAAGACGCGGCCGGCACTGGAGCATCACCTGATGATGGCCCGCGAGCTCGATAAGGACTAA
- a CDS encoding DUF3072 domain-containing protein: MTTQTQSEQSQSSNTEKNPDDWVSGDEPMTGAQGSYLKTLSEQAHKPEQFADDLTKAEASKRIDALKQELDLG; this comes from the coding sequence ATGACCACCCAGACACAGAGCGAGCAGAGCCAGTCCTCAAACACCGAGAAGAACCCCGATGATTGGGTCAGCGGCGATGAGCCGATGACCGGTGCGCAGGGCTCCTATCTGAAGACGCTGTCCGAGCAGGCGCACAAGCCGGAGCAATTCGCCGACGACCTGACCAAGGCCGAAGCCTCCAAGCGGATCGATGCGCTGAAGCAGGAACTGGATCTCGGCTAA
- a CDS encoding methyl-accepting chemotaxis protein — MIDRLMSRIRIQTKVLILVTPFVLSIGAVGLTGLYASGQLQGRIEISNSVMQALSGFKQVYSGMSRFLMEPSSQTYDAARATLTTQIGDLKVMAEAMRPTTDVAELDTAVSQSTSLFENIDRLWSLQQDRERTTADIAAQTEALMVVQSAIGKHAFQLLASAKTVEKSAKGGLNTALALTTLADKGELLAGQVSTVPSPADKAKAILVAVPAMNEAVAATAKALGKTAAPPVDRLKKAVEAVAAEADKVKADPAAIPSFGPMIGEIRVAARAVKSFADDIMRKSVSDLAAAEGQIGKADQVGNKLRAIVNYANQIRVGFAELGGAPTEANAKLIQQGLYAYRKEVEGLAKAMPDVKAMAELPPQAEPALKALEADSMAIVDQRARQQAEFDVAAKEIDGMWGLLADFAERQKQSAGSEREQANTISIGATLLGILVAMLAGGVLVITLKGPISQITAAMRRLADGALDTAVTGESRPDEIGDMARALSVFKQSALAKISMEERAEMERRQAEAERHRNEADRQAAARETEFAVATLADALSRLSHGDISFTIDTPFAPHLDRVRADFNASVARLRETLSEVNTLTGLIHDNGNHMAGAVGDLAHRTEKQAAALEETSAALDEVSVTVGTAASRAHEVRGIVQRTKGRAESSAVTVQNAVGAMDRISEASQKIGQIIGVIDTIAFQTNLLALNAGVEAARAGEAGKGFAVVAQEVRDLAQRSTQASKEIGELIRRSAEEVSVGSRFVRDTGDVLTEIAGEIIGIATQIDLIAASSQEQSTSLGSVNGSVNELDHMTQQNAAMVEETNAATQQLAEDIAALSSLLSRFRLEGETRPASRRAA, encoded by the coding sequence ATGATCGATCGCCTGATGTCGCGTATCCGAATCCAGACGAAGGTGCTGATTCTTGTCACGCCCTTCGTTCTCAGCATCGGCGCCGTCGGGCTGACCGGGCTTTATGCGTCGGGTCAGTTGCAGGGGCGCATCGAGATCTCCAACAGCGTGATGCAGGCCCTCAGCGGCTTCAAGCAGGTCTATTCCGGCATGTCGCGCTTTCTCATGGAGCCGTCGTCGCAGACCTATGATGCGGCGCGCGCCACGCTGACGACGCAGATCGGCGACCTCAAGGTGATGGCCGAGGCCATGCGCCCGACGACCGATGTCGCCGAACTCGACACGGCCGTCAGCCAGTCCACCTCGCTGTTCGAGAATATCGATCGTCTCTGGAGCCTGCAGCAGGACCGCGAGCGGACCACTGCCGATATCGCCGCCCAGACGGAAGCGCTGATGGTGGTGCAGTCGGCGATCGGCAAGCATGCCTTCCAATTGCTCGCCAGTGCCAAGACCGTCGAGAAATCGGCCAAGGGCGGTCTCAACACCGCGCTCGCGCTGACGACGCTCGCCGACAAGGGTGAGCTGTTGGCCGGCCAGGTGTCCACCGTGCCCTCGCCCGCCGACAAGGCCAAGGCAATCCTCGTCGCCGTACCGGCCATGAACGAGGCGGTCGCCGCCACGGCGAAGGCGCTCGGCAAAACGGCTGCGCCGCCGGTCGACCGGCTGAAGAAGGCCGTCGAAGCGGTGGCGGCGGAGGCCGACAAGGTCAAGGCCGATCCGGCCGCCATACCGAGCTTCGGGCCGATGATCGGCGAAATCCGCGTCGCCGCGCGGGCAGTGAAGTCCTTTGCCGACGATATCATGCGCAAGTCGGTGAGCGATCTCGCCGCTGCCGAAGGCCAGATCGGCAAGGCCGACCAGGTGGGCAACAAGCTGCGCGCCATCGTCAACTATGCCAACCAGATCCGCGTCGGTTTCGCCGAACTCGGCGGCGCGCCGACCGAGGCCAATGCCAAGCTCATCCAGCAGGGGCTTTATGCCTATCGCAAGGAAGTCGAAGGCCTTGCCAAGGCCATGCCCGACGTGAAGGCAATGGCCGAGCTGCCGCCGCAGGCCGAACCGGCCTTGAAGGCCCTCGAGGCCGATTCCATGGCGATCGTCGATCAGCGCGCCCGCCAGCAGGCGGAGTTCGATGTCGCCGCCAAGGAGATCGACGGCATGTGGGGGCTACTCGCCGACTTCGCCGAGCGCCAGAAGCAGAGCGCCGGGAGCGAGCGTGAACAGGCCAACACGATCTCCATCGGCGCCACCCTGCTCGGCATCCTGGTCGCCATGCTGGCCGGCGGCGTGCTCGTCATCACCCTCAAAGGGCCGATCTCGCAGATCACCGCGGCGATGCGGCGTCTGGCGGACGGTGCGCTCGACACCGCCGTGACCGGAGAAAGCCGGCCGGACGAGATCGGCGACATGGCACGGGCGCTTTCCGTCTTCAAGCAGAGCGCGCTCGCCAAGATCTCGATGGAAGAGCGCGCCGAGATGGAGCGTCGGCAGGCCGAGGCCGAGCGCCACCGCAATGAGGCCGACCGCCAGGCTGCCGCCCGCGAAACCGAATTCGCTGTCGCCACCCTCGCAGACGCGCTCTCGCGCCTTTCGCATGGGGATATCAGCTTCACGATCGACACGCCCTTCGCGCCGCATCTCGATCGCGTCCGCGCCGACTTCAACGCTTCGGTCGCTCGCCTGCGCGAGACGCTGAGCGAGGTGAACACGCTGACCGGCCTCATCCACGACAATGGCAACCACATGGCGGGTGCCGTGGGGGATCTCGCCCATCGCACGGAAAAACAGGCGGCCGCGCTGGAGGAAACCTCCGCCGCGCTCGACGAGGTCTCCGTCACGGTCGGCACCGCCGCCTCGCGCGCCCACGAGGTCCGCGGCATCGTCCAGCGCACCAAGGGGCGGGCCGAGTCCTCGGCCGTCACCGTTCAGAACGCCGTCGGCGCCATGGACCGGATCAGCGAGGCCTCTCAGAAGATCGGCCAGATCATCGGCGTGATCGACACGATCGCCTTCCAGACCAACCTGCTGGCGCTGAACGCCGGTGTCGAGGCGGCCCGTGCCGGTGAGGCCGGCAAGGGTTTCGCGGTCGTGGCGCAGGAGGTGCGCGACCTCGCCCAGCGCTCCACCCAAGCCTCCAAGGAAATCGGCGAGCTCATCCGCCGGTCCGCAGAAGAAGTGTCCGTCGGCTCGCGCTTCGTGCGGGACACCGGCGACGTGCTGACCGAGATCGCCGGCGAGATCATCGGCATCGCCACCCAGATCGACCTGATTGCCGCATCCAGCCAGGAGCAGTCGACCTCGCTCGGCTCGGTCAACGGATCCGTCAACGAGCTCGACCACATGACCCAGCAGAACGCTGCCATGGTGGAGGAAACCAATGCGGCGACGCAGCAGCTCGCCGAGGACATTGCCGCCCTCTCCTCCCTGCTCTCCCGTTTCCGGTTGGAGGGGGAGACACGCCCAGCAAGCCGCCGCGCGGCCTGA